AAACGTTCGAGCTCTACGGCAGTGAAGTCACCGGCGATATCAAGGGGCCGGACGGTCGACTCCACCCGAAAGGACTGGCGGAACGGCTGATTATCGCTCGGCGTCTCGTCGAATCCGGCGTTCGGTTCGTAACGCTCGAATACGGTTCCTGGGATTGCCATATCGGAGTGGAAAAGACCTGTCTCGATTATATGCGGCCGTTCGATTACGCGATCGCAGGACTCGTGGAAGATCTGGATCGCCGCGGCCTGCTCGATTCGACGATCGTCTGGGTGACAACGGAGTTCGGTCGAACGCCGAAGGTCAACAAGGAGAGCGGCCGCGACCACTGGGCACGCAGCTACTCGATGATGGTCGCCGGCGGCGGTTTCAATCGGGGCCTTGTTTACGGCGCCAGCGACTCCACAGGGGGCGAACCCGTTCGCGACGGAGTCACGCTCGAAAACCTCATCGCCACGATCTACCACCAGCTGGGGATCGATGCCCGCAAGGAACTGGTTGCGTTCGGCACGCGCCCGATTGAAATCATTCGCGACGCCGAAGTCGTCAAACAGCTTATCAGCTGAGCATGAAGCTTAAGAGTCGACGCCAGCTTTCTTCTTCAGGAGCCAACTTCGCATGCGTGCGTTTAGCCGGGTGATCATCCGATCTGCATTTGTTGTTCTCATTTCGGGTGGGGCTGCATCGGCGGATCCGTGGATCGAAAGCGTAAAGCCGCGACTCGTTGGTCGGGGAACCACGAGCGAGATCGTGATCTCAAAATGGCGGCATGAGGCGCAGGAGTTGATCTTCTATCCAGCGCAGACGATGGATGCCGCCGAGGGGAACGACTCGGCGAAAGGCATTCGTTGCGTGGGGACGGAGTTTGACGCGGAGAAGGATCGCCTCCTCTGTCGGCTGGAAGTTGCCGACGATTGCCAGCCGGGCGAGTATCCTTTCCGCGTACTGACCGCCGTGGGACTCTCCTCGATGGGCACGGTTCATGTCGGTCCCTTTCCCGTGATCGATGAGGACGAAGCCAAAGCCAATACGAACGACACCGTGGAAACGGCGCTGCCGGTCGAACCGAATGTCACTGTCCGTGGCACGCTTTCGAATAGTGCGGCCGATGACGTCGACTGTTTTCGCGTGACGGGCAAAGCGGGCCAGCGACTCTCTATTGAAGTCGACATGGTCAAGATGGGCGACGATCTGCGATGGAACCCCGTGCCTGAAGGCTACGATTCTGTTGTCACCGTTCTGGATTCCTCCGGGAAGCGAATCGCGCGGAACGATGATTCTTCATTGAACCGGCAGGATCCGCTTCTGTCGGTGAAGCTGCCCGCTGACGGCGATTACACGATCGTTCTGCAGCGGTCGATGTTTATTCCGGAGGCGCGAGAGTACGCGATCCACATCGGTCAGTTTTTTCGACCGCTGGTGGCCTTTCCCCTCGGCGGGCCGTCGGGTGAACCGCTGCAGGTTCAATTGCTGGGCGATTCTCTGGGCTCCGTGAAACAGACCGTTGTTCTGCCGCAATCGGCCGGCACCTATCCGCACTTCGGCGACGCCCCATTACCACTCTCGCTTCGTTCCAGTCCGTTTCCGAATGCGATGGAAGCGGCGGACGAAGCCGAGACGAAGGTCACCGCGTTACCGGTCGCCATCAATGGCATCTTGTCGGAGCCGGATCAAACGGATCGGTTTCGGATCAAAGTGAAGAAGGGGGAACCGCTTCAGGTCCGCGTCTGGGCCAGCGCTCTCGGCTCGCCTGTTGATCCCGTCATCAAACTGCGTCCCGTTGATGCAGCGGGGGGAGAGGGAGCGATCGAACTGGAAGCCGACGATGCCACGCTGCACGAACGCGATATCTTCGGCGGACATGGTGACTTTCCCGACAAGTTTGATCCGTCGGTTGTGTGGACGCCGAAGCAGGACGGCGAGTACCTGCTCGATCTTTCTGATTCCCGCGTCTTCGGCGGTGCGACTCACGTCTATCGGATCGAGATTGCCCCCCCCACGAACACGATGCATATCGGCCTGTCCTGGGAAGATTACAAACCGGAGCGCCCGCGGAAGACCTCCCTTTCAATTCCCCAGGGTGGACGCTGGACCGTCCGGCTGTCGCTGTATCCCGGTCAGGGAAGCCAGTTCGAAGGCCCGCTCGATCTCGATATCCAGGGGTTACCGCCGGGCGTGCGGATGCTTTCGCCCCAGCTCCCGTCGTTTCAGTCGGCCTGGCCGATGACGTTCATCGCCGAGCAGGACGCGCCTCTGACTGCGTCACTGGTTCGCGTCACCGCTCGATCAGCGGAGGGGAGCGAACCGTTCGCCACCGTCAATCAGCAGAACCTTCAACGGGTGTCATATTCGCACTACCCGTGGCGAAATATCCGTGTCGATCGGTTCGCGATGGGAGTGAGTGAACCGGCTGGCTTCGCGTTAGAACTCGAGGCTCCGGAGCAGCCCCTGATGCGAGGCTCCGAGATGACAATCCCGGTGAAGATCGATCGGCAACCGGGGTGCGATGAGCCACTTGAGATTCAGTGCGAGTTTGCTCCGTCTGGAGTTGGTGTTTCTCCGGCCGAAATTATCCCTGCGGGGGAAACCACCGCGTACCTGACCCTGTCCGCAGCGGCGAATGCCAGGCTCGGCAGCTCTCCGCTTTATGTCATGGCGACGACGACGCAGGCGCGAGGCGGGAAGGAGAACAGTCGAGTGAGAGGCGATTCGATTCTCGGCTCCGAGAGGGTACGGGTTTCGTCAGCCGTGATTGACATTAAGGTCGCCGATCCCTTCGTCTCACTGGCCAGCGAGCCCCAGAGTGTACGCCGGGGAAACAGAATTGCTTATCGCTGGGCCATCAAACAATTGCGGCCATTTGAAGGCCAGGCCAGCGTTCACATGCTGGGGCTGCCTGTCGGCCTGACAGCCGTCGGAGAGGCTCCTACGATCGACAGGACTTCGACCGAGGTGGCTGTGGATCTCGAAGCCAGTGACGAAGCTTTGCTCGGCCTGGTAGGGGATCTTCAGTGCGATGTGAAGTTCTCGGTCGAGGGCGAAGAAATTCATCTGCGTACCGGTTCGGGTAAGTTGCGGATCGACCCCCGCCTGGAGAAATGATGCATAAGAAAACCTGCAACGAAGTCGAGCAAGGGACCTTGGTTGTGCGCGTGAAATCAATTCTGATGCTGCTGTTTGCGGCCTTGACGATGGCCGGGAATGCAGCCTGCTTCGCCGAACAGGCCAGCGATCCTCCGACGTCGGAGAACGCGGCCGTCCCGAGCTTTCGGCGGGATGTCATGCCGGTCTTCTTCCGGGCGGGATGCAATGCTGGAACCTGCCACGGCTCGGCCCGCGGCAAAGATGGATTCATGCTTTCCCTGTTCGGCTACGACCCCGCTGGCGACTACCGTCGCACCGTCGAGGAGATCCCCGGCCGGCGTATCAACGTGGCCGTCCCCGAAGAAAGCCTGTTGTTGCTGAAATCGATCGGCGCGGTTCCGCATACGGGTGGTAAGCGTTTCGAACGCGACAGTGAGCTGGCGAAAACGCTGCTTGCCTGGATTGAGGCCGGCGCTCCTGATGACGTGGGCGATGTTCCCGACGTCGCTGATATTGCAGTCTCCGAGCAGTCGCTCGTTTTCCAGAAGGCAGGGCAGACAGCCGACCTGCGAGTCACCGCAACATACACAGACGGTTCGACTCGCGATGTCACCTCACTGGCGCTCTTTGGTACGAATAACTCAAGCGTCGCCGAGATCGATTCCGCCGGCCGGGTGACTTCCACCGGACCAGGGGACACCACCGTGTTTGCCCGATTCAGCCGCTTCACCGTCGGAGCCGAGGTCATTGGGCTGCCACCCGCTGAAGGGTTTGTCTGGCCGGATCCCCCGGAGGCGAACTTCATCGATCGACTGGTCTTCGAACGACTGGAGAAGTTGCGAATCGCTCCCTCGGAACTTTGCGACGACGAAACGTTCCTTCGACGCGTGACACTGGACCTGGCAGCACGTCCGCCAACGGTCAAGGAGTATCACGCATTTATGGAAGACGAGTCTGCTGACAAGCGAGCTCGGAAGATCGACCAGTTGCTGGCGAGTGAAGACTTCACCGACTACATGACCGCTCTGTGGGGCGAACTGTTCCGGATCAACAGTCAGGACTACACCGGGCGGGCAGA
This sequence is a window from Rubinisphaera margarita. Protein-coding genes within it:
- a CDS encoding PPC domain-containing protein yields the protein MRAFSRVIIRSAFVVLISGGAASADPWIESVKPRLVGRGTTSEIVISKWRHEAQELIFYPAQTMDAAEGNDSAKGIRCVGTEFDAEKDRLLCRLEVADDCQPGEYPFRVLTAVGLSSMGTVHVGPFPVIDEDEAKANTNDTVETALPVEPNVTVRGTLSNSAADDVDCFRVTGKAGQRLSIEVDMVKMGDDLRWNPVPEGYDSVVTVLDSSGKRIARNDDSSLNRQDPLLSVKLPADGDYTIVLQRSMFIPEAREYAIHIGQFFRPLVAFPLGGPSGEPLQVQLLGDSLGSVKQTVVLPQSAGTYPHFGDAPLPLSLRSSPFPNAMEAADEAETKVTALPVAINGILSEPDQTDRFRIKVKKGEPLQVRVWASALGSPVDPVIKLRPVDAAGGEGAIELEADDATLHERDIFGGHGDFPDKFDPSVVWTPKQDGEYLLDLSDSRVFGGATHVYRIEIAPPTNTMHIGLSWEDYKPERPRKTSLSIPQGGRWTVRLSLYPGQGSQFEGPLDLDIQGLPPGVRMLSPQLPSFQSAWPMTFIAEQDAPLTASLVRVTARSAEGSEPFATVNQQNLQRVSYSHYPWRNIRVDRFAMGVSEPAGFALELEAPEQPLMRGSEMTIPVKIDRQPGCDEPLEIQCEFAPSGVGVSPAEIIPAGETTAYLTLSAAANARLGSSPLYVMATTTQARGGKENSRVRGDSILGSERVRVSSAVIDIKVADPFVSLASEPQSVRRGNRIAYRWAIKQLRPFEGQASVHMLGLPVGLTAVGEAPTIDRTSTEVAVDLEASDEALLGLVGDLQCDVKFSVEGEEIHLRTGSGKLRIDPRLEK